In Oryza sativa Japonica Group chromosome 3, ASM3414082v1, one DNA window encodes the following:
- the LOC4332756 gene encoding vacuolar-sorting receptor 1: MRGPVRWAVVVVVMAMVEAAAGRFVVEKNSLRVTSPEGIKGKYECAIGNFGVPQYGGTLHGWVEYPKSNQKACKSFEDFDISFKSTRSGGRPKFVLIDRGQCYFTTKAWNAQNAGAAAVLVVDDKSEPLITMDNPDDAGTEHLENITIPSVLITKKLGDDLKKSAENGDMVSVLLDWRESLPHPDERVEYEFWTNSNDECGPKCDMQMDFVKSFRGTAQILEKKGYTQFTPHYITWYCPEAFVVSKQCKSQCINHGRYCAPDPEQDFSQGYDGKDVVVQNLHQICVFKAANESGKPWLWWDYVHDFSIRCPMKEKKYTPECAVHVIKSLGLDVEKIKKCVGDPEADEENPVLKAEQDAQIGHDKRGDVTILPTLVINNRQYRGKLDKSAVLKAVCAGFEETTEPAICLSEDVQTNECLENNGGCWQDRDNNVTACKDTFRGRVCECPVVKGVKFVGDGYTNCEASGIGRCEIKNGGCWKETRNGKTISACSNEVSEGCKCPPGFKGDGIKSCEDIDECKEKLYCQCKGCSCENTWGSYECSCGGNNMLYMREHDTCLSKEATSAVGWSFLWVIFFGLVLAGVGAYAVYKYRLRSYMDSEIRAIMAQYMPLDNQEAANQHHVAHAGDDI, from the exons ATGAGGGGGCCGGTGCGgtgggcggtggtggtggtggtgatggcgatggtggaggcggcggcggggaggttcGTGGTGGAGAAGAACAGCCTGCGGGTGACGTCGCCGGAGGGGATCAAGGGGAAGTACGAGTGCGCCATCGGGAACTTCGGGGTGCCGCAGTACGGGGGGACCTTGCATGGATGGGTCGAGTACCCCAAATCCAACCAGAAGGCTTGCAAGAGCTTCGAGGACTTCGACATCTCATTCAAGTCAACCCGGTCCGGAGGACGCCCGAAGTTCGTGCTCATCGACCGTGGAC AGTGCTATTTCACAACGAAGGCATGGAATGCACAAAATGCTGGGGCTGCAGCAGTTCTTGTTGTGGATGACAAGTCGGAGCCTTTAATCACAATGGATAACCCAGATGATGCTGGAACAGAGCACCTTGAAAACATCACTATTCCCTCTGTGCTTATAACGAAGAAATTGGGCGATGACCTAAAAAAATCTGCTGAAAATGGTGATATGGTTAGCGTCCTTCTGGACTGGAGAGAATCTCTTCCACATCCTGATGAGCGTGTAGAGTATGAATTCTGGACAAACAGTAACGATGAATGTGGTCCGAAATGTGATATGCAAATGGACTTTGTTAAGAGCTTTAGAGGAACTGCACAAATTCTTGAGAAGAAGGGATACACCCAGTTCACTCCTCATTATATTACATGGTATTGCCCTGAAGCTTTTGTTGTGAGCAAGCAGTGCAAATCACAGTGTATCAATCATGGGAGGTATTGTGCACCAGACCCAGAGCAGGATTTCAGCCAGGGATATGATGGAAAAGATGTTGTGGTTCAAAATCTACATCAAATTTGTGTATTCAAGGCTGCTAATGAGAGTGGGAAGCCATGGTTGTGGTGGGACTATGTGCATGACTTCTCAATTAGGTGCCCTATGAAGGAGAAGAAATACACACCTGAATGTGCTGTTCATGTTATTAAGTCACTCG GGTTGGATGTTGAGAAGATAAAGAAGTGTGTTGGAGATCCTGAAGCTGATGAGGAAAACCCTGTTCTGAAGGCAGAACAAGATGCCCAA ATTGGTCATGATAAACGAGGAGATGTCACAATACTGCCAACCCTTGTCATCAACAACAGGCAATATCGAG GTAAGTTGGACAAATCTGCCGTGCTCAAAGCAGTCTGCGCAGGATTTGAGGAGACAACTGAGCCTGCTATTTGTTTGAGCGAGG ATGTTCAAACAAATGAGTGTTTGGAAAATAACGGAGGTTGCTGGCAAGATAGGGATAATAATGTTACTGCATGCAAG GATACCTTCCGTGGGCGTGTTTGTGAATGTCCCGTTGTGAAAGGTGTAAAGTTTGTTGGTGATGGGTACACCAATTGTGAAG CTTCTGGCATTGGTAGGTGCGAAATTAAAAATGGAGGATGCTGGAAAGAAACTAGAAATGGCAAGACAATATCTGCCTGCTCA AATGAAGTATCTGAAGGCTGCAAATGTCCACCAGGTTTCAAGGGTGATGGAATAAAAAGTTGTGAAG ATATTGATGAATGCAAGGAAAAACTTTACTGTCAATGCAAGGGCTGCAGCTGTGAGAATACATGGGGTAGCTATGAGTGCAGTTGTGGCGGTAACAACATGTTATACATGAGAGAGCATGACACTTGTCTCA GCAAGGAGGCTACGTCAGCTGTTGGCTGGAGTTTTCTGTGGGTTATTTTCTTTGGACTTGTTCTTGCTGGGGTCGGAGCATATGCGGTGTATAAATACAGGCTACGG AGCTACATGGATTCGGAGATTCGCGCGATCATGGCCCAGTACATGCCTTTGGATAACCAAGAAGCAGCTAACCAACATCATGTCGCGCATGCTGGTGATGATATTTGA